The following DNA comes from Candidatus Angelobacter sp..
CGACCATTCAACTGGTCAAGGGCAAGCCGCCGAAAAATGTGTTCGGCCGCCTCCTTTGGTACACACTGGAAGGCATCGGCACGTTTCTTCGTGTGAATGAGATCGCCAGCTCGCCGTTGAATGCGATTTCCGCGCAAGCCACGATCGGCGATGGAAAAATCAATCTTTCCCACGTCGGCCTGCAAAGCTCGGCATTCGAGGCACACACGCAGGGCGTCATTCCCATGCAGGTGCCGCTCACCAACTCACCGCTGAATCTTCCCCTGGAGTTTTCGCTCAGCCGGTCCCTCGCTCAGAAGACCGGGATGATGCCAGCGAACACACCTCCCGACGCGGCCTACGCGGCGCTGCCGACATTTGTCGTCGTGAAAGGAACCATCGGCGAACCAAAAAGCGATTACAAGGAACTGGCCATTGGCGGAGTCCTTCTCAAATCCGGCGTCGGTGTGGCCGAAAAGCTTGGCGTCAATGTCGGCAAAGATACGGGCGGACTTCTCAAAGGGGTCGGCAACCTCCTCACGGGCCAAAAGCCCGCGCCTGCAGATGATACTACGAAGACCAATCCGCCACCGCCAAAATTCAACCCTTTCAACCTGCTCAAAAAGAAGTAGGCGGACGAAAAGCCACTCTCGCCAAATTCCTGCATCGACGCCGGCCACTTGACTCTTGGTGGCTCCGCGCCTTTGTGGTTCAATCGCATCAATGCAAGCCGTGCTGAACTACCTTCGCGACAACGAATCCCTCTTCGTCCGCGAACTGTGCGAATATCTCAGACTTCCGAGCGTGTCGGCGCAGACCGCTCACCGCAAAGACATGGACGCCGCGGCCTGCTGGCTCGTTGAACATTGCCGGTCCATCGGCTTGAAAGCGCGGCTTTGTCCGACGAGCGGCAACCCGGTTGTGGTCGCGGAAACACCGCGCGCGGAATCATCCCGCAAACTGCACTACCTTGTTTATGGCCATTACGATGTTCAGCCCGCCGAGCCGTTCGAGTTGTGGAAGTCGCCGCCGTTCGAACCGCGCATCACAGGCCGCTCCCTCTTCGCCCGCGGCGCGTGCGACAACAAAGGCCAGCACTTCGCCCACCTCAAGGCGGTCGAGGCGTATCTGAAGACAAACACCGAGTTGCCATGTGACCTGACGTTCGTTGTCGAGGGCGAGGAGGAAGTCGGCAGCAAGAACCTCGCGCCGTTCCTCAAAAAGAATCGTGCCGACCTGCGGTGCGATGCCATCGTCATTTCGGACACCGGCATCCCGGACTTGAAACATCCGGCGCTGACCTACGCGCTCCGCGGCATCATTGCGCTCGAAGTCAAACTGATCGGTCCGTCACGCGATCTGCACTCGGGTATTTACGGCGGCACCGTGGACAATCCCGCCATGGCTCTCTGCCAGTTGCTCGCGAAACTCCGCGACGATAACGGTCGCATCTCCATTCCAGGCATTTATGACGATGTCGCGCCGCTATCGGCCTACGAGCGAAAACAACTGGCTCGCATTCCGTTCAACATGACGGCCTATCGGAAATCCCTGGATGTGCCGAAACTTTTTGGCGAGCGCGGGTTCACGCCGCAGGAGCAGCGATCCGCGCGTCCGACGCTGGAAATCAACGGGCTGACCAGCGGTTATCAGGGCGAAGGCAGCAAGACGATCATTCCCGCGTGGGCGAGCGCCAAACTCACGCTGCGCCTGGTCGCCAATCAAAAGCCGGAACGCGTCCGCAAGCTGGTCACGCAACACCTGAAACGACTTTGCCCGCCCACGGTGAGATTGGAAATTGAAGGCGGCCACGGCGGCGAACCGTATCTCGTTTCGCCCACCAGCCCGCTGGCCCAAGCGGGCTTGCGTGCTCTCAAAGCCGCCTTCGGTCACAAACCGGTCCTGTTGCGCGAAGGCGGCTCGATTCCCATCGTTAACGACTTCAAGAAAATCCTGGGCGCGGACGCGTTGATGCTCGGCCTTGCGCTGCCCGACGACAATCCCCACTCTCCCAACGAAAAATTCAGCCTTGATGCCTTTGCGAACGGAATGAGGATGAGCGCGCTGCTTTGGCAGGAATTACGCGGCAGAAAGTAGGCGGATTGTTTGTCATTTAGTGAATGCCGGACAACGGTCAGTTTCTATTGGCCTTCAGATTTCGTCTTCGGCACCTCAACACCGTACTCCCGCTCAAGAATTCTCTGGTAAAGCGCGTCCCTGACTTTTTGCAGACTTTCCAAGTCCCGCTTGGCT
Coding sequences within:
- a CDS encoding dipeptidase, with protein sequence MQAVLNYLRDNESLFVRELCEYLRLPSVSAQTAHRKDMDAAACWLVEHCRSIGLKARLCPTSGNPVVVAETPRAESSRKLHYLVYGHYDVQPAEPFELWKSPPFEPRITGRSLFARGACDNKGQHFAHLKAVEAYLKTNTELPCDLTFVVEGEEEVGSKNLAPFLKKNRADLRCDAIVISDTGIPDLKHPALTYALRGIIALEVKLIGPSRDLHSGIYGGTVDNPAMALCQLLAKLRDDNGRISIPGIYDDVAPLSAYERKQLARIPFNMTAYRKSLDVPKLFGERGFTPQEQRSARPTLEINGLTSGYQGEGSKTIIPAWASAKLTLRLVANQKPERVRKLVTQHLKRLCPPTVRLEIEGGHGGEPYLVSPTSPLAQAGLRALKAAFGHKPVLLREGGSIPIVNDFKKILGADALMLGLALPDDNPHSPNEKFSLDAFANGMRMSALLWQELRGRK